In one Thermodesulfobacteriota bacterium genomic region, the following are encoded:
- a CDS encoding AAA family ATPase: MARVICIANQKGGVGKTTTAVNLSASLAVAEKRVLLVDIDPQGNSTSGVGLEKGETNGTIYQALLKGSGLKEIIRKTSLAFLDLVTANTDLIGAEIELVGEKDRERRLAHLIREVEADYDYIFIDCPPSLGLLTINSLTAAHSVLIPLQCEYYALEGLGQLLKTIRLIKQSLNPRLEIEGILLTMFDIRNNLSHQVAEEVRRHFKEKVFQTVIPRNVRLSEAPSHGKPVLLYDIHSKGAESYLNLAREMLANGKTDGDETSSTGKGSGSPHP, translated from the coding sequence ATGGCCAGGGTGATCTGCATCGCCAATCAGAAAGGAGGGGTGGGAAAGACGACCACAGCAGTCAATCTCTCCGCCTCCCTCGCGGTGGCGGAGAAGAGGGTCCTCCTCGTCGATATCGACCCTCAGGGAAACTCGACCAGCGGGGTCGGCCTGGAGAAAGGGGAGACGAACGGGACAATTTATCAGGCCCTCCTCAAGGGTTCGGGGCTCAAGGAGATCATCCGGAAGACATCCCTTGCTTTTCTCGATCTCGTGACCGCTAACACCGACCTGATTGGTGCGGAGATCGAACTCGTCGGAGAGAAGGACCGTGAGCGGAGGCTTGCCCACCTCATCCGGGAGGTCGAGGCAGACTATGACTACATCTTCATCGATTGCCCCCCATCCCTCGGCCTTCTCACCATCAACTCCTTGACCGCGGCCCATTCCGTGCTCATTCCGCTTCAGTGCGAATACTATGCTTTGGAGGGACTTGGACAGCTCCTCAAGACGATCCGCCTCATCAAACAATCCCTCAATCCCAGGCTGGAGATCGAGGGGATTCTCCTTACGATGTTCGACATTCGAAACAACCTCTCCCATCAGGTGGCAGAGGAGGTCCGGAGACATTTCAAAGAGAAGGTTTTTCAAACCGTCATCCCCCGAAACGTGAGGCTGAGCGAGGCGCCCAGCCACGGAAAGCCCGTCCTCCTCTATGACATCCATTCGAAGGGAGCAGAGAGTTATCTCAATCTGGCCCGAGAGATGCTGGCCAATGGAAAGACTGATGGCGACGAAACGAGTAGCACTGGGAAAGGGTCTGGGAGCCCTCATCCCTGA
- a CDS encoding ParB/RepB/Spo0J family partition protein: protein MATKRVALGKGLGALIPEPEEKEPPKFFYCGIEEIRPNRSQPRKRFDEARLLELAETIREKGILDPLTVRRVEGGYELIAGERRWRAAQKAGLKEVPVIVREADDREVLELSLIENLQREDLNPIEEAEGFRELIETFGLSQEELSRRVGKDRTTITNALRLLKLPVDLQAHLIENRISAGHARALLSLEHADKQRELCRRILEKGLSVREAEALAKRWSEKPRIKKGVDAKREELLAQLQSLQDSLRRHLGTKVTIQARGKRGRIWIDYYSLEELERIVETILGR from the coding sequence ATGGCGACGAAACGAGTAGCACTGGGAAAGGGTCTGGGAGCCCTCATCCCTGAACCAGAGGAGAAGGAACCCCCGAAGTTCTTCTACTGTGGGATCGAGGAGATCCGGCCCAACCGATCCCAGCCCCGAAAGCGCTTCGACGAGGCAAGACTCCTCGAACTTGCCGAGACGATCAGGGAGAAGGGGATCCTCGACCCCCTCACGGTGAGGAGGGTGGAAGGGGGCTATGAGTTGATCGCGGGGGAGAGGCGTTGGAGGGCTGCTCAGAAAGCGGGCCTTAAAGAGGTCCCCGTGATCGTCAGAGAGGCGGACGACCGAGAGGTCCTCGAGCTCTCCCTCATCGAGAACCTCCAGAGGGAGGACCTCAACCCCATCGAGGAGGCAGAGGGTTTCCGGGAGTTAATAGAAACATTCGGCCTCAGCCAGGAGGAATTGAGCAGACGGGTCGGCAAGGACCGCACCACCATTACCAATGCCCTCCGCCTGCTCAAGCTGCCGGTCGACCTCCAGGCCCACCTCATCGAGAATCGGATTTCGGCGGGCCATGCGAGAGCCCTCCTAAGCCTCGAACACGCAGACAAACAAAGGGAACTCTGCCGCCGGATTTTGGAGAAAGGCCTCTCGGTGAGAGAAGCGGAGGCCTTGGCGAAACGGTGGTCTGAAAAGCCGAGGATAAAAAAGGGGGTCGACGCGAAGAGAGAGGAACTCCTCGCCCAGCTTCAGAGCCTGCAGGATTCTCTGAGGCGCCACCTCGGGACAAAGGTGACGATTCAAGCAAGGGGGAAAAGGGGGAGGATCTGGATCGACTATTACTCCCTTGAGGAGCTGGAGCGGATCGTCGAGACGATCCTCGGACGATAG
- a CDS encoding polymer-forming cytoskeletal protein: MSGRSIFSKGEAKTQAVCDEISAFLGKETFFEGKMTFRGIFRLDGRFEGEIFDSGTLIVGETAMVRGKIAVHTIVINGQVEGELHAIERAEIHATGKFTGSLFTPKLIIQEGGLLNGHCEMSQRVSGEEHLRSHPSQTPSPYSIS, translated from the coding sequence ATGTCAGGAAGATCGATTTTTTCAAAGGGTGAGGCGAAAACGCAGGCGGTTTGCGACGAGATCAGCGCCTTCCTCGGAAAGGAAACCTTCTTTGAAGGCAAGATGACCTTTCGGGGGATCTTCCGTCTTGACGGAAGGTTCGAGGGAGAGATCTTCGACAGCGGGACCTTGATCGTCGGGGAGACGGCGATGGTCAGGGGGAAGATAGCGGTGCACACCATCGTCATCAACGGTCAGGTAGAAGGAGAGCTCCACGCAATCGAGCGGGCCGAGATTCACGCCACCGGGAAATTCACCGGCAGCCTCTTCACCCCCAAACTCATCATCCAGGAGGGGGGGCTCCTCAACGGCCATTGCGAGATGAGTCAGCGGGTATCCGGGGAAGAGCACCTTCGTTCCCATCCCTCCCAAACCCCATCCCCATATTCGATCTCATAG
- a CDS encoding electron transfer flavoprotein subunit alpha/FixB family protein: MPNEIWVLAEHQDGKVKKVVFELLSAAIDFSKKTGQEVAALLLGKDLGGAIQTLTPFADKIYLWEDASLMPYTSDAYLPAIASLVKEHRPSTLLGGATSTGKDLFPRLAMHLQTGYVPDCTGLDIEDDGRLVARRPLYGGKVFAELAFSEARPQMATVRNNTFPVHQAPGRSARVITLQPSIDPSSVKKKVTGFEKAPGTKLDISEADIVVAAGRGIKAAENFKIIEELAEVLNASVGTTRATVDEGWREVKDQIGKSGKSISAKLYMAFGISGAVHHVLGITTCKTVVAVDTDPNALIFNYADYGIVGDLFQIVPALTEELKKALSAE, translated from the coding sequence ATGCCGAACGAGATCTGGGTCCTTGCAGAACATCAGGATGGAAAGGTCAAAAAGGTCGTCTTTGAACTCCTCTCTGCGGCCATAGACTTCTCAAAGAAGACCGGCCAGGAGGTGGCTGCCCTGCTTTTGGGAAAGGATCTCGGGGGGGCCATCCAAACCCTCACCCCCTTCGCCGATAAAATCTACCTCTGGGAGGATGCCTCGCTCATGCCTTATACCTCCGATGCCTACCTCCCGGCGATCGCTTCGCTGGTGAAGGAACATCGACCCTCTACCCTCCTCGGAGGGGCGACCTCCACCGGCAAGGACCTCTTTCCGAGATTGGCCATGCACCTTCAGACAGGATACGTGCCCGACTGCACGGGGTTAGACATCGAAGACGATGGCCGGCTCGTCGCCAGACGTCCCCTCTACGGAGGCAAGGTCTTTGCGGAGTTGGCCTTCTCCGAGGCAAGACCCCAGATGGCCACCGTAAGGAACAACACCTTTCCGGTCCACCAAGCCCCGGGAAGGTCAGCCCGAGTCATCACCCTTCAACCCTCCATCGATCCCTCCTCTGTGAAGAAGAAGGTGACCGGCTTCGAGAAGGCCCCGGGAACGAAGCTCGATATTTCGGAGGCAGACATCGTGGTGGCCGCGGGCCGGGGGATCAAGGCGGCTGAAAACTTCAAGATCATCGAGGAGCTCGCCGAGGTCCTCAACGCCTCGGTGGGGACGACCCGGGCCACGGTGGACGAGGGCTGGCGGGAGGTCAAAGACCAGATCGGAAAGAGCGGCAAAAGCATCTCGGCCAAGCTCTACATGGCCTTCGGGATCTCGGGTGCGGTCCATCACGTGCTCGGCATCACCACCTGCAAGACGGTGGTCGCGGTGGACACCGACCCGAACGCCCTCATCTTCAACTACGCGGACTACGGGATCGTCGGAGACCTCTTCCAGATCGTACCGGCCCTGACCGAAGAGCTGAAAAAGGCCCTCTCGGCCGAATAA
- a CDS encoding electron transfer flavoprotein subunit beta/FixA family protein: MEIYVLVKQVPDPEAIVKVKSDSELEIENKYFTSFFDEIAVEAGLRVKERAGGRVTVLTADNRRVDALRRGISMGADDAVQIADPGLEGADGFVIARVLSTYLKDKPFDLILAGKQAMDDDAGIVGPAVAECLGIPHVHSIVGLEIDAQRREAKVVREVENGREHLLCPLPALFTCQKGLHTPRIPQVMNVMKAMKAQIKKVDLPSLGLQPSDLIPLVKVARYLPPPKRPPVRMIKEDFPENVKILVKLLREEAKVL; encoded by the coding sequence ATGGAAATCTACGTTCTCGTGAAGCAGGTTCCCGATCCGGAGGCGATCGTCAAGGTGAAATCCGACTCCGAGCTCGAGATCGAAAACAAGTACTTCACCAGCTTCTTCGACGAGATCGCCGTGGAGGCCGGTTTAAGGGTAAAAGAGAGAGCCGGAGGGCGGGTGACCGTCCTGACTGCGGACAACCGGAGGGTCGATGCCCTGAGGAGGGGCATCTCCATGGGGGCGGACGATGCGGTTCAGATCGCCGATCCCGGCCTGGAAGGGGCGGACGGTTTCGTCATCGCCAGGGTCCTCTCCACTTATCTTAAGGATAAACCGTTCGATCTCATCCTGGCCGGAAAACAGGCCATGGACGACGATGCGGGCATCGTCGGCCCTGCGGTGGCCGAGTGTCTCGGGATCCCCCATGTCCACTCCATCGTCGGCCTCGAGATCGATGCCCAAAGACGGGAGGCCAAGGTCGTCCGGGAGGTCGAAAACGGCAGGGAACACCTCCTCTGTCCCCTTCCTGCCCTCTTCACCTGTCAGAAAGGCCTCCATACGCCCCGCATCCCCCAGGTGATGAACGTGATGAAAGCGATGAAGGCGCAGATCAAAAAGGTGGACCTCCCCTCTCTGGGACTCCAACCGTCCGACCTGATCCCTTTGGTCAAAGTTGCACGCTACCTCCCGCCGCCGAAGAGGCCTCCGGTTCGGATGATCAAAGAGGACTTCCCTGAGAATGTGAAGATCTTGGTCAAGCTACTGAGGGAAGAGGCGAAAGTGCTCTGA
- a CDS encoding acyl-CoA/acyl-ACP dehydrogenase, giving the protein MALDFSFTEEQEFFRQTVRDAVNRLIMPRVKELDEKEEFPWDLWKEFASLGYLGLRHPEKYGGMGTDTITQMIFYEELARGSCGFAMSVIMQILMGTYFIGRFGNEEIKQRILVPAIKGEKIGTICFTEDQSGSDLGGTRTLATKVDGGWRINGRKQWVTNGPIASFATVMATVDPKLGLKGLNFYLVEKKTEDRDGFTVGQRLHKLGSRCSVTGELIFDNVFIPDENFLGEEIGKGVQYAGEILNEVRVMTGMNALAIAKEAMEDAKQYANNRIAFGNPISKYQLIREKFAKFWAWYEASRTFLYRCAWMIQNNIPCTNECMMAKYHATEMCMYAVEEAMRIYGGNAFCSEYPVQRYWRDAKFLLYGGGTHEVLCDYLGRMYCQS; this is encoded by the coding sequence ATGGCGCTCGATTTCTCATTTACCGAGGAACAGGAATTTTTCAGACAGACCGTTCGCGATGCGGTCAATCGCCTCATCATGCCCCGGGTCAAGGAGCTCGACGAGAAGGAGGAGTTCCCCTGGGACCTCTGGAAGGAGTTCGCCAGCCTCGGATACCTCGGCTTAAGGCACCCCGAAAAGTATGGCGGGATGGGAACCGACACGATCACCCAGATGATCTTCTACGAGGAGCTGGCCAGGGGTTCCTGCGGATTTGCCATGTCGGTGATCATGCAGATCCTGATGGGGACCTACTTCATCGGCCGGTTCGGAAACGAAGAGATCAAACAGAGGATCCTGGTGCCCGCGATCAAAGGCGAAAAGATCGGGACGATCTGCTTTACCGAGGACCAGTCCGGCTCCGACCTCGGAGGGACCCGGACGCTCGCCACCAAGGTGGACGGAGGATGGCGGATCAACGGCCGAAAGCAGTGGGTGACCAACGGTCCCATCGCCTCCTTCGCCACGGTCATGGCCACGGTCGATCCGAAACTGGGCCTCAAAGGGCTCAACTTCTATCTCGTCGAAAAGAAGACCGAGGATCGGGACGGGTTTACAGTCGGCCAGAGGCTTCACAAATTAGGCTCCCGTTGTTCGGTGACCGGAGAGCTCATCTTCGATAACGTCTTCATCCCCGACGAAAATTTCCTCGGCGAGGAGATCGGAAAAGGCGTCCAGTATGCCGGAGAGATCCTCAACGAGGTCCGCGTCATGACCGGAATGAACGCCCTGGCCATCGCCAAGGAGGCGATGGAGGATGCCAAACAGTATGCGAACAACCGGATCGCCTTTGGAAATCCCATCAGCAAATACCAGTTGATCCGGGAAAAATTCGCCAAGTTCTGGGCCTGGTACGAGGCCTCGCGCACCTTCCTCTACCGCTGCGCCTGGATGATCCAGAACAACATCCCCTGCACCAACGAATGTATGATGGCGAAGTATCACGCCACCGAGATGTGCATGTATGCGGTGGAGGAGGCGATGCGGATCTACGGCGGAAATGCCTTCTGCAGCGAATATCCCGTTCAGCGTTACTGGCGGGACGCCAAATTCCTCCTCTATGGCGGGGGGACCCACGAAGTCCTCTGCGACTATTTAGGACGCATGTACTGTCAGAGTTGA